From a region of the Acidimicrobiales bacterium genome:
- a CDS encoding SipW-dependent-type signal peptide-containing protein: MLRRIATMALVLGSAAALLVGGATYAPFTDDAEGAGPVGAGNVNVSINGTDSATFAFDSDECSNMAPGIDCVVPFDASAGSSSLSATWTTTITEDGDEALDGLPDGCFTEEVSVPVGDAEQGDADADHDPGDSHDGTLTVRIADDNRCQSAATGILVKVVATQSPSPHN, from the coding sequence ATGCTCCGCCGCATCGCCACCATGGCGCTCGTCCTCGGCTCGGCGGCCGCTCTGCTCGTCGGAGGTGCGACGTACGCACCGTTCACCGACGACGCCGAGGGGGCCGGCCCAGTGGGCGCCGGCAATGTCAACGTCAGCATCAACGGCACCGACAGCGCCACCTTCGCCTTCGACAGCGACGAGTGCTCGAACATGGCACCCGGGATCGACTGCGTGGTGCCCTTCGACGCGAGCGCGGGGTCGAGCAGCCTGTCGGCCACGTGGACCACGACGATCACCGAGGACGGCGACGAAGCACTCGACGGACTGCCCGACGGCTGCTTCACCGAGGAGGTCAGCGTGCCGGTCGGCGATGCCGAACAAGGCGACGCCGACGCCGACCACGACCCCGGTGACTCGCACGACGGGACGCTCACCGTGCGCATCGCCGACGACAACCGGTGCCAGTCGGCGGCCACCGGCATCCTCGTCAAGGTCGTGGCCACCCAGTCGCCGAGCCCTCACAACTAG
- a CDS encoding sugar phosphate isomerase/epimerase — protein sequence MTTKCLALWSVRNHLAADLEGTIAKVAALGFEGVEPLCHAGKSVPLPPPIGPMIDAAPVVDPHHLRRVLDDHGLVVTSAHTFLPEGAYADAVLDEQEVLGNQLLVLTAPFFVPGFDLEAITTSDGVKRLADRINAAVEVTAARGMRIGYHNHTWEMETTIEGRTAYDLLFSMLDPAVFAEVDLYWATLGGADPTAVIESLDARTLLLHLKDGPAEPGLPQTPLGTGTVDLRSALRAATHAVAHIVELDDAEGDAFDVVAAGLRYLRDEGTVEV from the coding sequence GTGACCACTAAGTGCCTGGCCCTGTGGAGCGTCCGGAACCACCTCGCTGCCGACCTCGAAGGAACCATCGCCAAGGTCGCGGCCCTCGGCTTCGAAGGGGTGGAACCGCTGTGCCATGCCGGCAAGTCGGTGCCACTGCCGCCGCCGATCGGGCCGATGATCGACGCTGCACCTGTTGTGGACCCTCACCACCTTCGGCGGGTGCTCGACGACCACGGGCTCGTGGTGACCAGCGCCCACACCTTCCTGCCCGAAGGCGCGTACGCCGACGCGGTGCTCGACGAACAAGAGGTGCTCGGCAACCAGCTGCTCGTGCTCACGGCTCCCTTCTTCGTCCCCGGCTTCGACCTCGAGGCCATCACCACCTCCGACGGGGTGAAGCGCCTTGCCGACCGGATCAACGCCGCCGTCGAGGTGACGGCGGCGCGCGGCATGCGAATCGGCTACCACAACCACACATGGGAGATGGAGACGACAATCGAGGGTCGCACCGCCTACGACCTCCTCTTCTCCATGCTCGACCCCGCTGTCTTCGCCGAGGTCGACCTGTACTGGGCCACCTTGGGCGGCGCCGACCCGACGGCGGTGATCGAGTCGCTCGACGCGCGGACGCTGCTGCTCCACCTCAAGGACGGCCCGGCAGAACCAGGACTGCCGCAAACCCCCCTCGGCACGGGAACGGTCGACCTGCGCTCCGCGCTTCGGGCGGCGACCCATGCGGTCGCCCACATCGTGGAACTGGACGACGCCGAGGGCGACGCCTTCGACGTTGTGGCCGCCGGCCTCCGTTATCTCCGTGACGAGGGCACTGTCGAGGTATGA
- a CDS encoding AMP-binding protein, translating into MSELDAYLQARDGLLAKRADYVAAADGFRWPRLERFNWALDFFDVVPPRDRVALIVASEAGATQRRTYGELSARSDQVAAFLRSLGVGRGDAVLVSLGNTVALWETMLAAMKLGAVVIPASTLLAASDLADRVTRGGVRAAVVAAELAERFAPEWAPPVRVAVGEPVDGWVSFAASAEHAEGFEPDGPTSGDDPLLLYFTSGTTATPKLVLHTHTSYPVGHLTTLYALGLQPGDVHLNISSPGWAKHAWSSFFVPWTAEATLLAFDYARFEPAPLLDVLVDQQVTTFCAPPTVWRMLVQQDLASHPVRIREALSAGEPLNPEVIEQVERAWGVTIRDFFGQTETTALVGNTPGQPVKAGSMGRPLPGYDVVILDADGNPADEGEVCVALAEAPVGIMAGYRDDPAKTAEVTRDGYFHTGDAATRDAEGYITYVGRMDDVFKASDYRLSPFELESVLVEHPAVAEAAVVPSPDRRRNAVPKAFVVLADGRRPEMKVAESILAHCRARLAPYKRIRRIEFAELPKTISGKIRRVELRAREMARGEDPARAENEFWEQDFTPSGAPSGS; encoded by the coding sequence ATGAGCGAACTGGACGCCTACCTGCAGGCTCGCGACGGATTGTTGGCGAAGCGCGCCGATTACGTCGCCGCGGCTGACGGTTTCCGATGGCCACGGCTCGAACGCTTCAACTGGGCGCTCGACTTTTTCGACGTCGTCCCGCCGCGGGACCGAGTGGCGTTGATCGTGGCGTCCGAGGCAGGCGCGACCCAGCGACGGACGTACGGCGAGCTCTCCGCACGTTCTGACCAGGTGGCTGCTTTCCTGCGCTCGCTCGGTGTGGGGCGGGGCGACGCCGTACTCGTCTCACTGGGCAACACCGTTGCGCTGTGGGAAACGATGCTCGCCGCCATGAAGTTGGGCGCGGTCGTCATCCCGGCATCGACGCTGCTGGCCGCCTCCGACCTTGCCGACCGGGTGACGCGAGGCGGCGTGCGCGCTGCCGTCGTTGCCGCCGAGCTGGCCGAGCGCTTTGCGCCGGAATGGGCGCCTCCCGTCCGCGTGGCCGTGGGCGAGCCGGTCGACGGGTGGGTGTCGTTCGCTGCGAGTGCCGAGCACGCTGAAGGCTTCGAACCCGACGGGCCCACCAGCGGCGACGACCCGCTGCTCCTGTACTTCACGTCGGGCACCACGGCCACGCCGAAGCTCGTGTTGCACACCCATACGAGCTACCCGGTCGGCCACTTGACGACGTTGTACGCCCTCGGCCTCCAGCCCGGCGACGTCCACCTCAACATCAGCTCGCCAGGCTGGGCCAAGCACGCATGGAGCTCGTTCTTCGTGCCGTGGACCGCGGAGGCGACGCTCCTCGCCTTCGACTACGCGCGCTTCGAACCAGCCCCGTTGCTCGATGTGCTCGTCGACCAGCAGGTCACGACGTTCTGCGCGCCGCCGACGGTGTGGCGCATGCTGGTTCAGCAGGACCTGGCATCGCACCCTGTGCGCATTCGAGAGGCGCTGAGCGCCGGCGAGCCGCTCAACCCCGAGGTCATCGAGCAGGTGGAGCGCGCCTGGGGTGTGACGATCCGGGACTTCTTCGGGCAGACGGAGACCACCGCGCTTGTCGGCAACACGCCCGGACAGCCCGTGAAGGCGGGGTCGATGGGCCGGCCGCTGCCCGGCTACGACGTCGTGATCCTCGACGCCGACGGCAACCCGGCCGACGAGGGCGAGGTGTGCGTGGCGTTGGCGGAAGCGCCCGTCGGCATCATGGCCGGGTACCGCGACGATCCGGCGAAGACGGCGGAGGTGACGCGGGACGGCTACTTCCACACCGGTGACGCGGCGACTCGCGACGCCGAGGGCTACATCACCTACGTCGGGCGGATGGACGATGTGTTCAAGGCGTCCGACTACCGGCTCAGCCCCTTCGAATTGGAGAGCGTGCTGGTAGAGCACCCGGCCGTCGCAGAGGCCGCGGTCGTCCCGAGCCCTGACCGCCGGCGCAACGCCGTCCCCAAGGCATTCGTGGTGCTCGCCGATGGTCGACGACCAGAGATGAAGGTTGCCGAGAGCATCCTCGCTCACTGCCGTGCTCGCCTGGCGCCCTACAAGCGCATTCGTCGCATCGAGTTCGCGGAGTTGCCCAAGACGATCTCCGGCAAGATCCGACGCGTCGAGCTGCGTGCCCGTGAGATGGCGCGCGGTGAGGACCCTGCCCGTGCAGAAAACGAGTTCTGGGAACAGGACTTCACGCCATCTGGGGCGCCTTCGGGCAGTTGA
- a CDS encoding phytanoyl-CoA dioxygenase family protein, with translation MSTPTTTRDDTLAKFDRDGYAIFRNVLDADLMAEAAAHIDWVQARNPDVRPEHLGQWLVKEDPFWVRLVSDDRLLDIAELFVGPDLALFASHYISKPPFDGQAVLWHQDAAYWPLEPMEVVSIWLAVDEATTENGCLRVIPGSHTLPAHEFRIRQDTDNVFQSETTAEFDESTAVDIELKPGDCEVHHPNILHSSKPNNSPKRRCGLTIRYIPTSTKILTDDGGPFVSALHFRGDPGVNEYQPKPAYVEGEHFPFKGADAWR, from the coding sequence ATGTCGACCCCCACGACCACCCGAGACGACACGCTCGCCAAGTTCGACCGCGACGGCTATGCGATCTTCCGCAACGTGCTCGACGCTGACCTCATGGCTGAGGCCGCCGCACACATCGACTGGGTGCAAGCGCGCAACCCCGACGTTCGGCCCGAACACCTCGGCCAATGGCTGGTCAAGGAGGATCCGTTCTGGGTGCGGCTGGTGAGCGACGATCGGCTGCTCGACATCGCCGAGCTCTTCGTCGGCCCGGACCTGGCGCTGTTCGCGTCGCACTACATCTCCAAGCCGCCTTTCGACGGGCAAGCCGTGCTCTGGCATCAGGACGCCGCCTACTGGCCCTTGGAGCCGATGGAGGTCGTCAGCATCTGGCTCGCGGTGGACGAGGCGACGACAGAGAACGGGTGCCTTCGGGTGATTCCGGGTTCGCACACACTCCCGGCTCACGAGTTTCGGATCCGCCAGGACACCGACAACGTGTTCCAGTCTGAGACGACGGCAGAGTTCGACGAGAGCACCGCCGTCGACATCGAGCTGAAGCCCGGTGACTGCGAGGTCCACCACCCGAACATCCTCCACAGCTCGAAGCCGAACAACTCGCCCAAGCGGCGTTGCGGGCTGACGATCCGGTACATCCCCACGAGCACCAAGATCCTGACCGACGACGGCGGGCCGTTCGTGAGCGCCCTCCACTTCCGCGGCGACCCCGGGGTCAACGAGTACCAACCGAAGCCCGCCTATGTAGAAGGCGAGCACTTCCCGTTCAAGGGGGCGGACGCATGGCGATGA
- a CDS encoding alpha/beta hydrolase, whose amino-acid sequence MAMIETGLAKSDGADIYFERRGDGPALLLISGGGGDAGVYTFLADVLAADYTVLTYDRRGNSRSPLHGPPTTLRPEEQSADAVAVLDANGFDAALAFGSSAGAVIGFDLVARHPSRVVGLVAHEAPVLRILPEAAELLAFHDELDALLEKDQVMEAYIRFMEHAGLGSTARTGGDADTSEADAGAVPVLGPEIAELVARMQANIEFFMRYEMRAISSFVPDYEALRAARVPMAIAGGLDTGDAYYNRTGKVVADELGIEFVELAGDHLGYGSDPVGFARGIKPIFDRLAAAQPST is encoded by the coding sequence ATGGCGATGATCGAGACCGGCCTGGCCAAGAGCGACGGGGCCGACATCTACTTCGAGCGGCGCGGCGACGGCCCGGCCCTGCTGCTCATCTCCGGCGGGGGAGGCGACGCGGGCGTCTACACGTTCCTCGCCGATGTCCTGGCCGCCGACTACACGGTCCTCACCTACGACCGGCGCGGCAACTCGCGAAGCCCGCTGCACGGTCCTCCTACGACGTTGCGGCCCGAGGAGCAGAGCGCGGATGCCGTAGCGGTCCTCGACGCCAACGGCTTCGACGCCGCCCTCGCGTTCGGCAGCAGCGCCGGTGCGGTCATCGGCTTCGACCTCGTGGCCCGACACCCGAGTCGAGTGGTCGGGCTGGTCGCCCATGAGGCACCTGTGTTGCGCATCCTTCCCGAGGCTGCCGAGTTGCTCGCCTTTCACGACGAACTCGATGCATTGCTCGAGAAGGACCAGGTCATGGAGGCCTACATCCGGTTCATGGAACATGCAGGACTGGGTTCGACGGCACGGACGGGAGGCGATGCCGACACAAGCGAAGCCGACGCAGGAGCGGTGCCGGTGCTGGGCCCCGAGATTGCCGAGCTGGTCGCGCGCATGCAGGCGAACATCGAGTTCTTCATGCGCTACGAGATGCGGGCCATCTCAAGCTTCGTACCCGACTACGAGGCGCTGCGGGCCGCTCGCGTACCCATGGCTATCGCAGGCGGACTCGACACCGGTGACGCGTACTACAACCGCACGGGCAAGGTTGTGGCCGACGAGCTGGGGATCGAGTTCGTGGAACTCGCCGGCGACCACTTGGGGTACGGGTCCGACCCGGTGGGCTTCGCTCGCGGCATCAAGCCCATCTTCGACCGACTGGCAGCCGCTCAGCCGTCGACGTAG
- a CDS encoding enoyl-CoA hydratase-related protein, with amino-acid sequence MTEPCVSLDVVADGVTRITLDRPTTLNAMTVDLVVELHRALDRVAADASCRVVILTGAGRGFCSGLDLNGFGVVPGTEQQGAVPRSLAVQQAIAELVPHLRRVPQPVIAAVNGPAAGGGFALVLGSDIRLAARSATFSAAFIRIGVSACDIGTSWLLPRLIGAARAQELMLTGRLFEAEEAARIGLVTDVVDDDRLLDRALAHAELLMANAPMAVRMTKRVMWSALEVPGQQAALDLENHTQVMLLATADHHEAIRARQERRAADYVDG; translated from the coding sequence ATGACCGAACCCTGCGTATCCCTCGACGTCGTCGCCGACGGCGTGACCCGCATCACCCTCGACCGGCCCACCACGCTGAACGCCATGACCGTCGACCTGGTCGTCGAACTGCACCGGGCCCTTGACCGCGTCGCCGCCGACGCCTCGTGCCGTGTCGTGATCCTCACCGGGGCGGGCCGCGGCTTCTGCTCGGGGCTCGACCTGAACGGCTTCGGGGTCGTGCCGGGCACGGAACAGCAAGGCGCAGTGCCCCGGAGCCTCGCCGTGCAGCAGGCCATCGCCGAGCTCGTGCCCCATCTGCGCCGCGTTCCCCAACCGGTGATCGCCGCGGTGAACGGCCCGGCCGCCGGCGGGGGGTTCGCGTTGGTGCTCGGCTCCGACATCCGCCTCGCCGCTCGCTCGGCGACGTTCAGCGCCGCCTTCATCCGAATCGGTGTCTCCGCCTGCGACATCGGTACCTCGTGGCTGCTTCCCCGCCTCATCGGCGCCGCTCGCGCCCAAGAGCTCATGCTCACCGGGCGGCTCTTCGAGGCCGAGGAGGCTGCCCGCATCGGGCTCGTGACCGATGTCGTCGACGACGACCGGCTGCTCGACCGTGCCCTCGCGCATGCCGAGCTCCTCATGGCCAACGCGCCGATGGCCGTGCGGATGACCAAACGAGTGATGTGGTCGGCGCTGGAGGTTCCCGGCCAACAGGCCGCCCTCGACCTCGAGAACCACACGCAGGTGATGCTCCTGGCGACCGCGGACCACCACGAGGCGATCCGCGCCCGCCAGGAGCGCCGAGCTGCCGACTACGTCGACGGCTGA
- a CDS encoding AraC family transcriptional regulator → MLVRLGFTDVAAGKPYHAALVVMGGSRESRVDSHTHLDFYELMVVVAGSGTHRAGTDVYALEQGDVVVVRPHDVHTILAPPNGNLHFVNIAIPAATWSSVLAVGGLPASLWDRERSPVHVRLGAGDVATAVAAALEAVGQYHARPDPLDVLRLLGTVLPALVHRPDDRGPIAPDWLVRACAAMEQPDEMRVGVPRFVDLAGVSHAHLDRSMRTHFGTTPTDFVNELRLQRAARLLVTTAVPVGTIATECGFSTISYFCRRFRERFGRSARDFRNETRRAAAPGV, encoded by the coding sequence GTGTTGGTCCGCCTGGGCTTCACCGACGTGGCTGCGGGGAAGCCATACCATGCCGCTTTGGTGGTGATGGGTGGATCGCGTGAGTCCCGAGTCGACTCCCACACCCATCTCGATTTCTACGAGCTGATGGTGGTCGTGGCCGGTAGCGGCACGCATCGCGCCGGGACCGATGTCTACGCATTGGAACAGGGCGATGTCGTCGTCGTACGCCCGCACGACGTGCACACGATCCTTGCCCCTCCCAACGGCAACCTGCACTTTGTGAACATCGCGATTCCAGCGGCCACATGGTCGAGCGTGCTCGCCGTCGGGGGCCTCCCGGCGTCGCTCTGGGACCGGGAGCGCAGTCCCGTGCACGTGCGGCTCGGCGCGGGCGACGTCGCGACAGCGGTGGCCGCCGCATTGGAAGCAGTCGGCCAGTACCACGCCCGACCTGACCCGCTTGACGTGCTCCGCCTGTTGGGAACCGTGCTCCCGGCTCTCGTACACCGTCCGGACGATCGCGGGCCGATCGCACCCGACTGGCTGGTACGAGCCTGCGCGGCAATGGAACAACCGGACGAGATGCGCGTCGGCGTGCCTCGGTTCGTCGATCTCGCAGGCGTGAGCCATGCCCACCTCGACCGCTCGATGCGAACGCACTTCGGCACCACGCCCACCGACTTCGTCAACGAGTTGCGCCTCCAACGCGCGGCCCGACTGCTCGTCACCACGGCAGTCCCCGTGGGCACCATCGCCACCGAATGCGGCTTCAGCACGATCTCGTACTTCTGTCGGCGGTTCCGGGAGCGCTTCGGCCGGTCGGCTCGTGACTTCCGAAACGAAACCCGTCGGGCCGCTGCGCCCGGCGTCTGA
- a CDS encoding signal peptidase I has product MSGRDLRRVGTYLAQVAVTALAVAAACLLVVPKALGWHGVLVLSGSMEPTLQSGGVAFVDPVRPEAVHVGDVITFQRPGGWQVTHRVVEVTATTDGPRFRTKGDANDVADAWVVGSKALVGKVRYAFPGAAGVVGLLVGNTQLLGVLMLIPAAYLVVGEVRPSRRRLRVRGADG; this is encoded by the coding sequence GTGAGCGGCCGCGACCTGCGCCGGGTGGGCACCTACCTGGCGCAGGTCGCCGTCACCGCCCTTGCGGTGGCGGCGGCGTGCCTGCTCGTTGTGCCCAAAGCGCTCGGGTGGCACGGGGTGCTGGTCCTCAGCGGGAGCATGGAACCGACGCTGCAGTCGGGCGGCGTGGCCTTCGTCGACCCGGTGCGGCCCGAGGCCGTGCACGTGGGCGACGTCATCACCTTCCAGCGCCCCGGCGGGTGGCAGGTGACCCACCGCGTCGTCGAGGTGACAGCCACCACGGACGGCCCGCGCTTTCGCACCAAGGGCGACGCCAACGACGTGGCCGACGCCTGGGTAGTGGGGTCGAAGGCGCTGGTCGGCAAGGTGCGTTATGCGTTTCCCGGCGCAGCGGGCGTCGTGGGGTTGCTCGTGGGCAACACCCAGCTGCTCGGCGTGTTGATGTTGATCCCCGCGGCCTACTTGGTGGTCGGCGAAGTGCGCCCGTCGCGGCGGCGCCTACGGGTGCGTGGCGCGGACGGGTGA
- a CDS encoding nuclear transport factor 2 family protein codes for MDLALQAVAVRDIVERWVVWRDAGEWERLRSLWHPGGRMTTTWFDGTGDEFVDRSCAAFDRGLRVWHELGGSAVDIEGERAVAQTKVTISQRAVVEGVECDISCTARFHDLLERKDGRWAIVVRRGIYERDRLDPLRGSAPQLDEELLGRFPEGYRHLAYVQVRAGLDPSTNCAGLTGPEVEALYAEGRAWLGGALPDYDEEAR; via the coding sequence ATGGACCTTGCTCTCCAAGCTGTAGCGGTGCGCGACATCGTCGAGCGCTGGGTGGTGTGGCGCGACGCCGGCGAGTGGGAGCGGTTGCGGTCGCTGTGGCACCCCGGTGGTCGCATGACGACGACCTGGTTCGACGGCACGGGCGACGAGTTCGTCGACCGCAGTTGCGCCGCCTTCGACCGGGGTCTGCGTGTGTGGCACGAGCTCGGTGGTAGCGCCGTCGACATCGAAGGCGAGCGGGCTGTGGCCCAGACCAAGGTGACGATCAGCCAGCGGGCGGTCGTCGAGGGGGTCGAGTGCGACATCTCGTGCACCGCACGGTTCCACGACCTGTTGGAGAGGAAGGACGGGCGGTGGGCGATCGTCGTCCGTCGCGGCATCTACGAACGTGACCGTCTCGATCCCCTGCGCGGCTCGGCCCCGCAGCTCGACGAGGAGCTTCTGGGTCGTTTCCCCGAGGGGTATCGACACCTCGCCTATGTACAGGTGCGGGCCGGTCTCGACCCGAGCACGAACTGCGCAGGGCTTACAGGTCCCGAGGTCGAGGCCCTCTATGCCGAGGGGCGAGCGTGGCTGGGCGGCGCCCTGCCTGACTACGACGAGGAGGCACGATGA
- a CDS encoding GGDEF domain-containing protein, with amino-acid sequence MSTILRRWRRVAFDFLPKGHSLPEEVWRVRHRTLSFLLRAHVVGLFILGLSLGEGPLHSALEAAIVGAFAVVSWACTARRAFASAVTALGLVVASAVLVHLSNGTIEMHFHFFVMVGILTLYQDWQPFLLAIGFVVLHHGVLGTLTPSAVYNHPAAVAQPLRWALIHGVFVLAASVASVVAWKLNEEQAMQDSLTRLPNRRLFHDRVAHGIARTSRRPMSLAVVYIDLDGFKDVNDSLGHAGGDQLLVLVAERIRALVRPSDTAARIGGDEFAVLVEEIVGEAEARYVAERLLSAMAAPFTIRGTQVVVGASAGIALGEPGTTMEDLLLRADGAMYEAKAAGRGCCRVAGHAEPPQSPAPASPVRATHP; translated from the coding sequence TTGAGCACGATCCTCAGGCGATGGCGAAGAGTCGCCTTCGACTTCCTCCCCAAGGGCCACTCGTTGCCCGAGGAGGTCTGGCGAGTCCGCCACCGCACGCTCTCGTTCCTCTTGCGGGCCCACGTCGTCGGCCTCTTCATCCTCGGGCTCTCCCTCGGTGAAGGCCCGCTGCACAGCGCCCTCGAAGCTGCCATCGTCGGCGCCTTCGCTGTGGTGTCCTGGGCGTGCACCGCCCGCCGTGCCTTCGCGTCCGCCGTCACCGCTCTCGGCCTCGTGGTCGCCTCGGCCGTGCTCGTGCACCTGTCGAACGGCACCATCGAGATGCACTTCCACTTCTTTGTGATGGTCGGCATCTTGACCCTGTACCAAGACTGGCAGCCGTTCCTCCTGGCCATCGGCTTCGTCGTGCTCCACCACGGCGTGCTCGGGACGTTGACCCCGAGCGCCGTCTACAACCACCCCGCGGCGGTGGCCCAGCCGCTCCGGTGGGCCTTGATCCACGGCGTCTTCGTCCTCGCCGCCAGCGTCGCCAGCGTGGTCGCCTGGAAGCTCAACGAGGAACAGGCCATGCAGGACTCGCTGACCCGCCTCCCCAACCGCCGCTTGTTCCACGACCGGGTGGCGCACGGCATCGCCCGCACCTCGCGGCGCCCGATGTCGCTGGCCGTCGTCTACATCGACCTCGACGGCTTCAAGGACGTCAACGACAGCCTCGGCCACGCCGGTGGTGACCAACTCCTCGTCCTCGTGGCCGAGCGCATCCGCGCCTTGGTGCGGCCGTCGGACACGGCAGCGCGCATCGGCGGCGACGAGTTCGCGGTCCTCGTCGAGGAGATCGTCGGCGAAGCCGAAGCCCGGTACGTAGCCGAGCGCTTGCTCAGCGCCATGGCCGCCCCCTTCACCATCAGGGGCACGCAAGTCGTCGTCGGCGCCAGCGCAGGCATCGCCCTCGGGGAGCCCGGCACGACGATGGAAGACCTGCTCCTCAGGGCCGACGGCGCCATGTACGAGGCCAAGGCCGCAGGCCGTGGGTGCTGCCGGGTCGCAGGCCACGCCGAGCCCCCGCAGTCGCCGGCCCCCGCATCACCCGTCCGCGCCACGCACCCGTAG
- a CDS encoding acyl-CoA dehydrogenase family protein, with product MKRTLFEDEHEQFRASVAAFLEKEAVPHFLDWERAGLVDRELFRKAGALGFLGMSVPEEYGGGGVDDFRYNLVLIEEAQRLGLGGAGLGLTLHNDICLPYFLSLCNEEQKQRWLPGICSGELVTAIAMTEPGIGSDLASMRTSAVRDGDDYVLNGSKTFITNGINADLVIVAAKTDPSQKHRGMSLFVVERGMPGFERGRNLEKIGLHSQDTAELFFTDVRVPAANRLGDEGTGFFNLVHNLPQERLSIAAAGVAAARAALAWTIEYCRERKAFGQPIGSFQNSKFVLAECETETRIGQEFVDRCVVALNDGELTAEEAAMAKWWSTELQKRVVDRCVQLHGGYGYMLEYPIARAYADARVTTIYGGTTEVMKEIIGRSLGF from the coding sequence GTGAAACGCACCCTCTTCGAAGACGAGCACGAGCAGTTCCGGGCCAGCGTCGCCGCATTTCTGGAGAAGGAGGCAGTCCCCCACTTCCTCGACTGGGAGCGGGCGGGCCTTGTCGACCGCGAGCTGTTCCGGAAGGCCGGGGCGCTCGGGTTCCTGGGCATGTCGGTGCCCGAGGAGTACGGCGGGGGCGGCGTCGACGACTTCCGCTACAACCTGGTGCTGATCGAAGAGGCGCAGCGACTCGGCCTCGGCGGCGCCGGGCTGGGCCTGACCCTGCACAACGACATCTGCCTGCCGTATTTCCTTTCGTTGTGCAACGAGGAGCAGAAGCAGCGCTGGCTGCCCGGCATCTGCTCGGGCGAGCTCGTCACCGCCATCGCCATGACCGAGCCGGGCATCGGCTCCGACTTGGCGTCGATGCGCACCAGCGCGGTGCGCGACGGCGACGACTACGTGCTCAACGGCTCGAAGACCTTCATCACCAACGGCATCAACGCCGACCTGGTCATCGTGGCGGCCAAGACCGACCCGTCGCAGAAGCACCGGGGCATGTCGCTGTTCGTCGTCGAGCGGGGGATGCCGGGCTTCGAACGAGGGCGCAACCTGGAGAAGATCGGCCTCCACTCGCAGGACACGGCCGAGTTGTTCTTCACCGACGTGCGGGTCCCGGCCGCCAACCGATTGGGCGACGAAGGCACGGGGTTCTTCAACCTGGTGCACAACCTCCCGCAGGAGCGGCTGTCGATCGCTGCGGCTGGCGTGGCCGCGGCGCGCGCCGCACTCGCCTGGACGATCGAGTACTGCCGGGAGCGCAAGGCGTTCGGCCAGCCGATCGGGTCGTTCCAGAACTCGAAGTTCGTGCTGGCCGAGTGCGAGACGGAGACGCGGATCGGCCAGGAGTTCGTCGACCGCTGCGTGGTCGCCCTCAATGACGGCGAGCTCACGGCGGAGGAAGCGGCCATGGCGAAGTGGTGGTCGACCGAGCTCCAGAAGCGGGTCGTCGACCGCTGCGTGCAACTGCACGGCGGCTACGGCTACATGCTCGAGTACCCCATCGCCCGCGCCTACGCAGACGCTCGTGTGACGACGATCTACGGCGGTACCACCGAGGTCATGAAGGAGATCATCGGCCGCTCGCTCGGCTTCTGA